From a single Oncorhynchus nerka isolate Pitt River linkage group LG11, Oner_Uvic_2.0, whole genome shotgun sequence genomic region:
- the LOC115137623 gene encoding olfactory receptor 1D2-like: MENSTQVKLFYLFGLKETFNNKSVYFTLSLITYLLIITVNLTLIITIIQEKGLHEPMYIFLCSLCVNGLYGTAGFYPKLLLDLQSDVQVISYGGCFTQAYVIYTSVLCEISTLTVMSYDRYVAICRPLLYHTIVTSLTVRKLLLFSWCYPLFAGLISLISAVRIPLCGSRIDKIFCDIPSMLKHACLPITINPILNKCIIVVHFLQILFIVFSYCKIVRTCVKSAKGRIKFTQTCVPHLITMVIFITVTLFDTLQGWNSNVNITLNMRNAMAVQFLVIPPVFNPVIYGLNLQQIRRAVFRKCNAHKTIDVRH, from the coding sequence ATGGAGAACTCAACACAAGTCAAGTTATTTTATCTCTTTGGCTTAAAAGAGACATTTAACAACAAATCGGTATATTTTACCTTGTCTCTTATCACATACCTTCTCATCATCACTGTGAATCTGACTCTGATCATAACAATCATTCAGGAGAAAGGCCTCCATGAGCCCATGTATATCTTTCTGTGTAGTTTGTGTGTCAATGGATTGTATGGAACTGCTGGTTTCTACCCCAAGTTGTTACTGGACCTTCAGTCAGATGTTCAGGTGATATCTTATGGTGGATGTTTCACTCAAGCCTATGTAATATACACATCTGTCCTGTGTGAAATTTCTACTCTAACAGTGATGTCTTACGACAGGTATGTGGCTATATGCAGACCACTACTATATCATACCATTGTGACATCTTTAACTGTTAGAAAGTTACTCTTATTTTCTTGGTGCTATCCTTTATTTGCAGGACTCATATCACTAATTTCAGCTGTCAGAATTCCTTTGTGTGGGTCTCGCATTGATAAAATCTTCTGTGACATTCCGTCTATGTTGAAACATGCATGTTTACCCATTACAATCAATCCGATTTTGAACAAATGTATAATAGTGGTTCATTTTTTACAGATACTTTTCATTGTATTTTCTTACTGTAAGATTGTAAGGACTTGTGTAAAGTCAGCTAAGGGAAGGATTAAGTTCACACAGACATGTGTGCCACATTTAATAACGATGGTTATTTTCATCACAGTGACCCTGTTTGACACATTGCAAGGGTGGAATAGTAATGTAAATATTACACTAAATATGCGTAATGCAATGGCTGTACAATTCCTTGTTATACCACCTGTCTTTAACCCTGTCATATATGGACTTAACCTCCAGCAGATTCGAAGAGCAGTTTTTAGAAAGTGTAATGCACATAAAACCATTGATGTGAGACATTAG